From one Lycium ferocissimum isolate CSIRO_LF1 chromosome 7, AGI_CSIRO_Lferr_CH_V1, whole genome shotgun sequence genomic stretch:
- the LOC132061810 gene encoding early nodulin-like protein 18 — protein sequence MEQSIFNSRLPWLVLLLLISFLGSVDAYKNYTVGDSLGWFDILEKPHVNYDKWVAHKNFSLGDFLIFNTDNNHSVIQTYNFTTYKNCDYDNALDNDTVQWSSADPSSTSTFPVSVAVPLLKVGPTYFFSSDYDGEQCENGQHFKINVTYGQGLPRSLKNPSDDDSMAPISPISGDEESAPDTIVPASFDHPRDVTTDDSPEPSNSVSLSIFSKFLGTQLNWILVVLALAFSIC from the exons ATGGAGCAGAGTATTTTTAACAGTAGACTTCCATggcttgttcttcttcttttgatttctttcttAGGATCAGTTGATGCTTACAAGAATTACACAGTGGGTGATTCTTTGGGTTGGTTTGATATTCTTGAGAAGCCTCATGTTAACTATGACAAATGGGTTGCTCACAAAAATTTCAGCCTTGGTGATTTTCTCA TTTTTAATACGGACAATAATCATTCAGTCATTCAGACATACAACTTTACCACGTACAAAAATTGTGACTACGACAATGCTTTAGACAACGATACTGTTCAATGGTCATCAGCAGATccatcttcaacttcaacttttcCCGTTTCAGTAGCAGTGCCTCTCTTAAAAGTCGGacctacttattttttctcCAGCGATTATGATGGCGAACAATGTGAAAACGGtcaacattttaaaataaacGTTACGTACGGTCAAGGGTTGCCTCGAAGCCTCAAGAATCCGTCCGATGATGACTCAATGGCTCCGATTAGTCCGATTTCTGGTGACGAAGAATCGGCACCGGATACGATAGTTCCTGCTTCTTTTGATCATCCACGGGATGTGACTACTGATGATAGTCCTGAACCTTCAAATTCTGTTTCACTATCGATATTTTCTAAGTTTTTAGGTACTCAATTAAATTGGATACTCGTTGTGCTTGCGTTAGCTTTTAGTATTTGTTGA